In Bradyrhizobium manausense, the sequence GGGCGAGGCGCAGGCTGGTGGCATCGACCGCAAGGGCCGAGAGCGTGCGCGAAATTCGCCCGTCCGGTGTCACCACGAAGGCGGCAGCGGGATGAGCGAATTGGTCATGCTCGCGATCGTAAACGGGCTGCACGCCGAATGCGTCGGTCAAAGCACTGACTTCCGACGCTACCGCGCGCAGGAACACACTGTGATCGGCGACCCCGTTCCTCGGGCTGAGCTGCGCATTCTTCATGATCAGCGCCTGGGCGGCGGTATCCTTGGAATCGAAGCCGACGATGATCAGCCGAAAGTCCTTGCCGGCGTTCAGGCCGGTATCGGCGAGGGCGTTCGACACGATCGAGATCGCGGGCCCGCAGAGTGTTTCGCAGGTGTAGTCGGCCAGGATCCAGACTGTCGGGAAGCCACCAAGCCAATCCTGCAACGGCGCGCTACGCTCGTGCAGGTCGCGAAGCGGGGTTCGCAGAGGCAGTTGCACATTGGCGCGAGGCACGAGAGCGACCTGCTCGAGCTGCGAGCTGGAAAGGGCTGCTTGTGCCGGCAGCGGCATCGCTACCCACGCAACGAGCGCCAGGACCCATCCTGCGATCTGCACGCGGGGGTGGCTGGTAGGCTTTTCGATCCAGCATGGCAGCCGCAAAATGTGCCTCATCTCGGGCGATCGCTGGAACGAACTTGCGCGCTTGGCAATGGTTCCAAGAGATACCGCGCGCGTCTTTGGATCGTCGGCGTTTCGGGCCAGTTATCCGCCTTAACGGCATTGGCAGCGAGTGATGGACGATAAGGTTTACAAGCTGGAGCAGGGCACCAGGCAATCGACTCCCGGGTTTGTCCGGGTGCGCGGTGCGCGCGAGCACAATTTGAAGAACGTGGACGTGGACATCCCGCGCGATGCACTGGTGGTGTTTACCGGCGTGTCCGGTTCCGGAAAATCGTCTCTGGCATTCGGGACTCTGTATGCTGAGGCGCAGCGGCGATATCTGGAGTCCGTTTCGCCTTACGCCCGGCGCCTGTTTCACCAGATGGCGGTCCCTGAAGTTGACGAGGTCGAGGGGTTGCCGCCGGCCGTGGCGCTCCAGCAGCAGCGGGGATCACCGACGACGCGATCCAGCGTGGGCAGCGTCACGACGTTGTCGAACCTGCTTCGGATGCTCTATTCGCGCGCCGGCGACTATCCGAAGTCGCAGCCGCTGCTTTACGCCGAGTCCTTCTCGCCCAATTCGGCGGAAGGAGCCTGTCCGAAGTGTCATGGCCTCGGGCGCGTCTACGACGCGACCGAACGTTCAATGGTGCCGGACGACACGCTCACCATCCGAGAGCGTGCTGTCGCGGCCTGGCCGACGGCATGGCACGGCCAGAACCTGCGCGACATTCTGACGACGCTTGGCCACGACATCGACACGCCTTGGCGTGAGTTGCCCAACAAGGCGCGAAACTGGATCCTTTTTACGGACGAGCAGCCAACGGTCCCGGTCTATGCGGGCTATGATCGCAAGGAAGTCCAGCGAGCGTTGCGGCGAAAGGAAGAGCCGAGCTACCAGGGTACATTCACAGGTGCCCGGCGCTACGTCATGGAGACGTTTGCCAACACGACCAGCGCGATGATGAAGAAGCGGGTCTCGCAATTTATGCTGAGCACCGAGTGCTCGGCCTGTCACGGCAAGCGGCTGAAGCCAGAGGCGTTGTCCGTCAAGTTTGCCGGCATGGATATTGCCGACATGGCACGCGTTCCATTGAAGCAATTGGCGATGCTGATGCGGCCTTATTGCGACGGCAAGGCTGGCCGGCAGGACGCTCACCCGGAGAAGGCAATCGTCGTGCAGCGGATCTCGCAGGACCTGAGCGCGCGGCTTGGCGTGCTGCTCGACCTTGGTCTCGGTTATCTCACGCTGGAACGGAGCACGCCGACCTTGTCCCCCGGCGAACTCCAGCGCCTGCGTCTGGCGACGCAGGTGCGCTCAAACCTGTTCGGCGTGGTCTATGTGCTAGACGAGCCGTCTGCTGGTCTCCATCCCTCTGATACCGAGGCGCTGCTTCGTGCGCTCGACCGGCTGAAGGCGGCCGGAAATTCGCTTTTCGTCGTCGAGCATGAGCTGGACGTCGTGCGCCACGCCGATTGGATTGTCGATGTCGGACCCGACGCGGGCTGGCATGGCGGCGAAATCCT encodes:
- the uvrA gene encoding excinuclease ABC subunit UvrA yields the protein MDDKVYKLEQGTRQSTPGFVRVRGAREHNLKNVDVDIPRDALVVFTGVSGSGKSSLAFGTLYAEAQRRYLESVSPYARRLFHQMAVPEVDEVEGLPPAVALQQQRGSPTTRSSVGSVTTLSNLLRMLYSRAGDYPKSQPLLYAESFSPNSAEGACPKCHGLGRVYDATERSMVPDDTLTIRERAVAAWPTAWHGQNLRDILTTLGHDIDTPWRELPNKARNWILFTDEQPTVPVYAGYDRKEVQRALRRKEEPSYQGTFTGARRYVMETFANTTSAMMKKRVSQFMLSTECSACHGKRLKPEALSVKFAGMDIADMARVPLKQLAMLMRPYCDGKAGRQDAHPEKAIVVQRISQDLSARLGVLLDLGLGYLTLERSTPTLSPGELQRLRLATQVRSNLFGVVYVLDEPSAGLHPSDTEALLRALDRLKAAGNSLFVVEHELDVVRHADWIVDVGPDAGWHGGEILYSGPIDGLKPVERSRTAKYLFGQVVPPQQRERTPQGWLKLSGVTRNNLRGIDVAFPLGVLTTVTGVSGSGKSSLVSQFLVEALGAHFGQSHSPDDDGEAVLERAPVETSSGRITEGLGRLKRLVVVDQKPIGRTPRSNLATYTGLFDDVRKLFAQTKEARRRRFDAGRFSFNLPKGRCPTCKGEGFVCVELLFLPSVYAPCPECHGARYNRETLQIKLNGKSIADVLGMTVDEAHAFFAGDAQISRSLDVIRQVGLGYIRLGQPATELSGGEAQRVKLATELQRTQRAGSIYILDEPTTGLHPSDVENLIVQLEGLVEAGSTVIVVEHDLRVVSVSDWVIDIGPGAGDEGGQIVAAGPPAEIARHKSGRTAPYLARALDEYRMR
- a CDS encoding SCO family protein; its protein translation is MRHILRLPCWIEKPTSHPRVQIAGWVLALVAWVAMPLPAQAALSSSQLEQVALVPRANVQLPLRTPLRDLHERSAPLQDWLGGFPTVWILADYTCETLCGPAISIVSNALADTGLNAGKDFRLIIVGFDSKDTAAQALIMKNAQLSPRNGVADHSVFLRAVASEVSALTDAFGVQPVYDREHDQFAHPAAAFVVTPDGRISRTLSALAVDATSLRLALVEAGQGHVGRWSDQIHLLCYGFDPASGTYTLAARRLLIATSSFSVIVLALLIGVLLRREHATR